In Archangium violaceum, the following are encoded in one genomic region:
- a CDS encoding tetratricopeptide repeat protein, with translation MAQKSEKMTKQELRAPDAFQLYGAEASDWLMKRRQLIGTAVAVLIVGGLIAALVQYFSNRSEERAAKQLGQALEVLTRPVVVTNEQLQPMEGEQAPFKSDKEKDEAIVKSLTDFRAGHKGTEAAATAALPLGKAEYRLGNHDGALAAFGEFIKEARKDDPLMASAYEGQGYAHEAKGQLDQALEAFKGMAKVESGEFLQGMGLYHQARILVAQGKKDEAAQILADLKASQTNTAAGRLATERLAVLAAQGVKVPEPKTPPATAQTQDAG, from the coding sequence GTGGCCCAGAAGTCCGAGAAGATGACGAAGCAGGAGCTGCGTGCTCCGGATGCCTTCCAGCTGTACGGCGCCGAGGCGAGCGACTGGCTGATGAAGCGGCGGCAGCTCATCGGCACCGCGGTGGCCGTGCTGATCGTGGGCGGGCTGATCGCCGCCCTGGTTCAGTACTTCAGCAACCGGAGCGAGGAGCGGGCCGCCAAGCAGCTCGGCCAGGCGCTGGAGGTGCTGACGCGGCCGGTGGTCGTGACCAACGAGCAGCTGCAGCCCATGGAGGGCGAGCAGGCCCCCTTCAAGTCCGACAAGGAGAAGGACGAGGCCATCGTCAAGTCGCTCACCGACTTCCGTGCGGGGCACAAGGGCACGGAGGCCGCGGCGACGGCGGCGCTGCCGCTGGGCAAGGCCGAGTACCGGCTGGGCAACCATGACGGCGCGCTGGCGGCCTTCGGCGAGTTCATCAAGGAAGCGCGCAAGGATGATCCGCTGATGGCCTCGGCCTACGAGGGCCAGGGCTACGCCCACGAGGCGAAGGGCCAGCTGGACCAGGCGCTCGAGGCCTTCAAGGGCATGGCCAAGGTGGAGTCGGGCGAGTTCCTCCAGGGAATGGGCCTGTACCACCAGGCGCGCATCCTCGTGGCGCAGGGCAAGAAGGACGAGGCGGCGCAGATCCTGGCGGATCTGAAGGCCTCGCAGACGAACACGGCGGCGGGACGGCTGGCCACCGAGCGGCTGGCGGTGCTCGCGGCGCAGGGCGTGAAGGTGCCCGAGCCGAAGACGCCCCCGGCGACCGCCCAGACGCAGGACGCGGGGTAA